The Chloroflexota bacterium DNA segment GAAAGACACCCCTCTTCGTCGAGAATGGTCTCTTCTGACGTCTTGACGATCTCCGGGTTAACTACAGCCATGCGCACATCTTCGGCGTTTACGACGATAACACGAAGCGATACGCCGATTTGCGGTGCGGCCAAGCCCACACCGGAGGCAGCGTCCATCGTGGCGAACATGCGATCGGTCAATTTCCGCAACCCCCGCATTCCCACAGGGACACACTGCGCCTTCCGGCGCAGGATCTCATTGCCTAGTTGCAGGATTTCTTGTGCGGCCACGGCAGTTTCCCCACTCTCGAAACCGAACGTTTACAGTACGCTCACCGGGTCAACGTCGATCATCCATCCTGGCGGCACGTGAACTAAGAGATCGTGGATGCCCTGTCCGCGCACCATTACGTGCCAGCGGTAGAGCCCGCGTACCCGTTCAGGGAATGCAGGCGCGGGACCCAGAAGCTCAACTGCTAGCCGGTCACGTGCAATGGTCTTCTCTAGACATTGTACCAAAGCGATTGCCGATTCTGCGGCCCGTGCGAGGTTGCGGTCCTGATACTGCAGAACTGCCATTTCCAGGCTTGGAGGGAAGGCGCCTGTACGCTCTGCAATGCTCTTGCGGTAGAACCATAGGTAGCGACCAATCTCTAAGGCCCGCAGGGGGAGACTCGCCGGTGTGTACGTCTGGATGAGCATCTCCGCCTGAGCCGTTTCGGCCAAGAAACCGATGCGACGCAGGAGTTGGTACGTC contains these protein-coding regions:
- the def gene encoding peptide deformylase encodes the protein MAAQEILQLGNEILRRKAQCVPVGMRGLRKLTDRMFATMDAASGVGLAAPQIGVSLRVIVVNAEDVRMAVVNPEIVKTSEETILDEEGCLSHSTYYGLVNRYQSVVVKGRSLEGKEIRIRANDLLARVFQHEIDHLDGTLFLDHLEDPEQLYRVEPDTELDNPAEESRIS